GCAAAAGTTCGCTAAGATATGCTCACATTTCCAATCACCCTTGCTCTGGTCGGTTTCGCCTAATTCTCTGAGCCTTCCTCCGGCTTGGGAACCTCTTGCTCTAGCCGACTGAGCAATCTTTCTCAGAATGCGACGGTTCTGAATTTTCCCTTTCGTTGGCCCTTCTCGTTAATAGACCTATGGTTCGGACAGGCATTGGCATTCGTACAGCACAGGATCGGACGGAACGACTGGTCGGGCAGATCCATGTCTATGACGGGGCGGGCAAAGGGAAGTCCCAGGCAGCCTTGGGGGTGGTGCTGCGATCGATCGGCCTAGGCATCCAGACCTTTTCCCAAACGCGGGTATTATTGTTGCGGTTTTTGAAGGGGCCGGGGCGTACCTACGACGAAGATGCCGCGATCGAGGCTCTGCAACGGGGCTTTCCCCACTTGATCGACCAGGTGCGTACGGGGCGGGCAGAATTCTTTGGGGCTGAGGAGATCACCAAGTTCGATCGCCTAGAAGCGCAACGGGGCTGGGATGTGGCTAAGGGCGCGATCGCGTCGGGGCTGTATTCCGTGGTGGTGATGGATGAACTGAATCCGGTGCTGGATTTGGGACTGCTGCCCGTGGATGAGGTGGTGCGGACGCTGAAACGCAAACCGGAGCATATGGAAATTATTGCGACGGGTCGGGGGGCACCCCAGGCGCTGGTGGATATTGCTGATCTCCATTCGGAAATGAAGCCGCACTACCACACGCTACCGGAAGGGCAAGGCATTACCGGGATTGAGATTTACACCGGGGAAGGAAAGGGGAAATCAACCAGTGCGTTGGGCAAGGCGTTGCAGGCGATCGGGCGAGGCATCAGTCAGGACAAGTCCCACCGGGTGCTGATCATGCAGTGGCTCAAGGGTGGCGTGGGTTACACAGAGGACAGTGCGATTCAAGCCCTGCGCCAAAGTTACCCCAATTTAGTAGACCATCAACGATCGGGGCGGGATGCGATCGTTTGGCGGGGGCAGCAGCAGGATATTGATTATGTGGAGGCGGAGCGGGGCTGGGAAATTGCCAAGTCCGCGATCGCGTCGGGGATGTATAAAACGATTATTTTGGATGAGTTAAACCCCACGATCGATCTGGAGTTGTTGCCTGAGGAACCGATCGTGCAGGCGTTGTTGCGCAAGCCCAAGGATACCGAGGTGATCATCACTGGGCGTTGCAAAAATCATCCCGCCTATTTCGATCTAGCCAGTGTCCATTCCGAAATGGTCTGTCA
This genomic window from Alkalinema sp. FACHB-956 contains:
- a CDS encoding cob(I)yrinic acid a,c-diamide adenosyltransferase — protein: MVRTGIGIRTAQDRTERLVGQIHVYDGAGKGKSQAALGVVLRSIGLGIQTFSQTRVLLLRFLKGPGRTYDEDAAIEALQRGFPHLIDQVRTGRAEFFGAEEITKFDRLEAQRGWDVAKGAIASGLYSVVVMDELNPVLDLGLLPVDEVVRTLKRKPEHMEIIATGRGAPQALVDIADLHSEMKPHYHTLPEGQGITGIEIYTGEGKGKSTSALGKALQAIGRGISQDKSHRVLIMQWLKGGVGYTEDSAIQALRQSYPNLVDHQRSGRDAIVWRGQQQDIDYVEAERGWEIAKSAIASGMYKTIILDELNPTIDLELLPEEPIVQALLRKPKDTEVIITGRCKNHPAYFDLASVHSEMVCHKHYAARGVDLKRGVDF